Proteins from a single region of Streptomyces sp. TN58:
- a CDS encoding histone deacetylase, producing the protein MAVHAVRPLTRAIPAPGRVWYASYGSNMHMDRLTAYIAGGTPPGATHTHPGCRDRRAPERSVPVELDGRLYFATESLVWTGGRGYYDPTAPGRTRGRAHLVTTGQLSDIAAQEMGREPGADLDLATVLRDGRHALGPGRYETLVCPGTIDGIPVVTFTAPWTLGDVELRTPSAAYLRHLAAGLLDSGPWTAQDTAAYLSACPGAAGTWTADRIHTLLAAGHRGHRGH; encoded by the coding sequence ATGGCCGTGCACGCCGTCAGACCGCTCACCAGGGCGATCCCCGCCCCCGGGCGGGTCTGGTACGCCTCCTACGGCTCCAACATGCACATGGACCGCCTCACCGCCTACATCGCCGGCGGCACCCCGCCCGGGGCGACGCACACGCACCCGGGCTGCCGCGACCGGCGGGCGCCCGAGCGGTCGGTTCCGGTCGAGCTGGACGGCCGCCTGTACTTCGCCACCGAGTCCCTGGTGTGGACCGGCGGACGCGGCTACTACGACCCCACCGCCCCCGGCCGGACCCGCGGGCGGGCACACCTGGTGACCACCGGCCAGCTGTCCGACATCGCCGCACAGGAGATGGGCCGGGAACCGGGCGCGGACCTCGACCTGGCCACCGTCCTGCGGGACGGCCGGCACGCCCTCGGCCCCGGCCGGTACGAAACCCTCGTCTGCCCCGGCACGATCGACGGGATCCCCGTGGTGACCTTCACCGCGCCCTGGACCCTCGGGGACGTCGAACTGCGCACCCCGTCCGCCGCCTACCTGCGCCACCTGGCCGCCGGCCTGCTGGATTCGGGCCCCTGGACGGCACAGGACACCGCCGCGTACCTGTCGGCCTGCCCCGGCGCCGCCGGCACCTGGACCGCCGACCGGATCCACACCCTCCTGGCCGCAGGCCACCGAGGCCACCGAGGCCACTGA